The following coding sequences are from one Salvia splendens isolate huo1 unplaced genomic scaffold, SspV2 ctg1178, whole genome shotgun sequence window:
- the LOC121788913 gene encoding NAD(P)H-quinone oxidoreductase subunit 2 A, chloroplastic, translating to MDSVLYIREEEKEVRNPLFDSDSPTPVVAFLSVTSKVAASASATRIFDIPFYFSSNEWHLLLEILAILSMIVGNIIAITQTSMKRMLAYSSIGQIGYVIIGIIVGDSNNGYASMITYMLFYISMNLGAFACIVLFGLRTGTDNIRDYAGLYTKDPFLALSLALCLLSLGGLPPLAGFFGKLYLFWCGWRAGLYSLVLIGLLTSVVSIYYYLKIIKLLMTGRNQEITPHVRNYRRSPLRSNNSIELSMIVCVIASTIPGISMNPIIAIAQDTLF from the exons ATGGATTCGGTCTTATACATACGCGAGGAAG AGAAAGAAGTGAGGAATCCTCTTTTCGACTCTGACTCTCCCACTCCAGTCGTTGCTTTTCTTTCTGTTACTTCGAAAGTagctgcttcagcttcagccacTCGAATTTTCGATATTCCTTTTTATTTCTCATCAAACGAATGGCATCTTCTTCTGGAAATCCTAGCTATTCTTAGCATGATAGTGGGAAATATCATTGCTATTACTCAAACAAGCATGAAACGTATGCTTGCATATTCGTCCATAGGTCAAATTGGATATGtaattattggaataattgttggAGACTCAAATAATGGATATGCAAGCATGATAACTTATATGCTGTTCTATATCTCCATGAATCTAGGAGCTTTTGCTTGCATTGTATTATTTGGTCTACGTACCGGAACTGATAACATTCGAGATTATGCAGGATTATACACGAAAGATCCTTTTTTGGCTCTCTCTTTAGCCCTATGTCTCTTATCCCTAGGAGGTCTTCCTCCACTAGCAGGTTTTTTCGGAAAACTTTATTTATTCTGGTGTGGATGGCGGGCAGGCCTATATTCCTTGGTTTTAATAGGACTCCTTACAAGCGTTGTTTCTATCTACTATTATCTAAAAATAATCAAGTTATTAATGACTGGACGAAACCAAGAAATCACCCCTCACGTGCGAAATTATAGAAGATCCCCTTTAAGATCAAACAATTCCATCGAATTGAGTATGATTGTATGTGTGATAGCATCTACTATACCAGGAATATCAATGAACCCGATTATTGCAATTGCTCAGGATACCCTTTTTTAG